One genomic region from Vitis riparia cultivar Riparia Gloire de Montpellier isolate 1030 chromosome 17, EGFV_Vit.rip_1.0, whole genome shotgun sequence encodes:
- the LOC117904372 gene encoding glycosyltransferase BC10-like, with translation MGNEHQRLPMVSMFFNSNSVLRHVFHLLYFVIGLSLGIKVGFYVKSSSFDPQAIISFTAPQPAAAPPPLLVTLPPPPAPSPLPQPPSASASPSPSPSPYPPPDGTLASQDKPTLMHSMDDDELFWRASMVPRIQQFPYEHVPKVAFMFLTKGPIPLGPLWDLFFKGHEGFYSIYVHPHPSYNDSVPEDSVFHGRRIPSKAVKWGRATMIDAERRLLANALLDFSNERFVLLSETCIPLFNFTTIYSYIINSNQSFIASYDDPRKVGRGRYNPQMSPAINISEWRKGSQWFEVHRELAIEIVSDKKYYPVFREHCHVPCYMDEHYIPTLINILAPEKNSNRTITWVDWSKSGPHPGRFIRQDVTLEFLNQTRFGTNCTYGGNTTSMCFLFARKFVPNTLQPLLQLLSLDFSH, from the exons ATGGGAAATGAACATCAGCGACTTCctatggtttctatgtttttcaaTTCTAACTCAGTGTTGAGGCATGTCTTTCATCTCCTGTATTTTGTCATTGGTTTATCCCTTGGAATCAAGGTCGGTTTCTATGTCAAGAGTTCCTCATTCGATCCTCAAGCTATTATAAGCTTTACGGCACCTCAACCAGCCGCAGCACCACCACCCTTATTGGTAACGCTGCCACCACCACCGGCACCATCACCTCTGCCACAACCACCATCAGCATCAGCATCGCCGTCACCATCGCCATCTCCATATCCACCTCCTGATGGTACTTTGGCCTCACAAGATAAGCCAACGCTCATGCACAGTATGGATGATGACGAGTTGTTCTGGCGAGCATCTATGGTTCCAAGGATTCAACAATTCCCATATGAGCATGTCCCTAAAGTTGCTTTCATGTTCTTGACAAAGGGACCTATACCTTTAGGCCCCTTATGGGATTTATTCTTCAAAGGGCATGAAGggttttattctatttatgtTCACCCTCATCCTTCCTATAATGATTCAGTGCCTGAAGATTCTGTTTTCCATGGAAGAAGAATTCCCAGCAAG GCAGTCAAATGGGGAAGAGCAACAATGATAGATGCAGAGAGACGCCTTTTGGCCAACGCCCTCCTGGACTTCTCTAATGAAAGATTTGTGCTCCTCTCAGAGACTTGCATACCGTTGTTCAACTTCACAACAATATATAGCTACAtcatcaattctaatcaaagtTTCATTGCTTCATACGATGATCCAAGGAAGGTGGGCCGAGGTCGTTACAATCCTCAAATGTCACCTGCAATCAACATATCCGAATGGCGTAAAGGGTCGCAATGGTTCGAGGTTCATCGCGAACTGGCCATTGAAATTGTATCAGACAAGAAGTACTACCCCGTCTTTCGAGAGCATTGTCATGTCCCTTGTTACATGGATGAGCATTATATCCCTACACTCATCAACATTCTTGCTCCAGAAAAGAACTCCAACAGGACCATTACCTGGGTTGATTGGTCTAAGAGCGGTCCACATCCTGGCAGATTTATTAGGCAAGATGTTACTCTCGAGTTCCTGAATCAAACGAGGTTTGGTACCAATTGTACGTATGGTGGCAACACAACCTCTATGTGTTTCTTGTTTGCCAGGAAATTTGTACCCAATACTTTGCAGCCCTTGTTGCAGCTTTTGTCCCTCGATTTTAGTCATTAA